A region from the Metopolophium dirhodum isolate CAU chromosome 9, ASM1992520v1, whole genome shotgun sequence genome encodes:
- the LOC132953022 gene encoding uncharacterized protein LOC132953022: MKTKTGVIISRLWLCYSVELDKVYCETCWLFVDYNHRNFKSEWIEGIDDWQHLFQKIISHEISGPHLVHSMQLRLVWANKCTIDKELEVQISNEAKYWRDVLERIIKIILSLTAGNLELRGNETNQFCEGNFLRTVKLFAEFDPLLRTLLDEKDGHIKYLSPAIQNE; encoded by the coding sequence ATGAAAACTAAAACTGGTGTTATAATTTCCCGTCTTTGGCTCTGTTACTCTGTTGAATTAGATAAAGTATACTGTGAAACATGCTGGCTTTTTGTTGATTACAATCATCGAAATTTTAAGTCAGAATGGATTGAAGGCATTGATGATTGGCAACATTtgttccaaaaaataatttctcatGAAATATCAGGTCCTCATTTAGTGCATTCAATGCAACTTAGACTTGTATGGGCAAATAAGTGTACTATTGATAAAGAGTTagaagttcaaatttctaaTGAAGCTAAATACTGGAGAGATGTTTTGgaaagaataattaaaataattttaagtcttACTGCTGGTAATTTGGAACTCCGTGGTAATGAAACCAATCAATTTTGCGAAGGAAATTTTCTTAGAACAGTAAAACTATTTGCAGAATTTGACCCACTTTTAAGAACACTTCTTGATGAAAAAGATGGCCATATTAAATATCTAAGTCCAGCTATTCAGAATGAGTGA
- the LOC132952503 gene encoding uncharacterized protein LOC132952503: MEWCERFPVVRPKEKKLQQTQHLLKTNTKIKNYFECNQHVNVFYLDVKNEDNQDKMIAGKSTESCTIEMHSTSTQDVNNEDNQDKIIAGKSTGSCTIEMHSTSTQG; encoded by the exons ATGGAATGGTGTGAACGG tTCCCAGTGGTGCGGCCAAAAGAAAAGAAACTTCAACAAACACAACATCTTttgaaaacaaatacaaaaattaagaattattttgaATGCAACCAACATGTTaatg TGTTTTACTTAGATGTTAAAAATGAAGACAACCAAGACAAAATGATTGCTGGTAAATCTACTGAATCGTGTACAATAGAAATGCATTCAACTAGTACTCAGg ATGTTAACAATGAAGACAACCAAGACAAAATTATTGCTGGTAAATCAACTGGATCGTGTACAATAGAAATGCATTCAACTAGTACTCAGGGTTAG